The proteins below are encoded in one region of Streptomyces sp. NBC_00490:
- the nrtL gene encoding ArgS-related anticodon-binding protein NrtL, giving the protein MTPVELSRTVLRAVRRAVDGGELSVTVPGRAVVTPPGPGGCGDYATNIALQLARPAGQPSAKVAEILRPHLLDTPGVTDVVVTGPGFLNISLRDAGPTGLVEEILRRGLRYGHSDRPTGQTVRLHAPHEVRAVVVMDAIARILVSQGALVRTSSQTPPRPEWTGLLGARVDASGTPDAPTPLDVDVRPVVAPADPASSGARVDAFGTLKAPASLDANVRPVSAPADPTPSGTPDAPTPLDVDVRPVPAPADPTPLGRDAARWALLHPAAHDRPRITDEHLVQRESNPLFRVRYAHARTRALSRNAADLGFDAQPGDVRSDDPYPGDVRPGDPHPGEPRVTAGVLFGVLADHPRILGVAATAYAPDRLARHLVTVADATLAFLPTVLPLGDEKPSVAHRSRLALAEAAGTVLAGGLTLLGIDAPDHI; this is encoded by the coding sequence GTGACCCCCGTCGAGCTCTCCCGCACCGTGCTGCGCGCGGTCCGTCGCGCTGTCGACGGCGGGGAGCTGAGCGTGACCGTTCCCGGACGGGCCGTCGTCACGCCCCCAGGGCCCGGTGGCTGTGGTGACTACGCCACCAACATCGCCCTCCAGCTCGCCCGCCCCGCCGGGCAGCCGTCGGCAAAGGTCGCCGAGATCCTCCGGCCGCATCTCCTCGACACCCCCGGCGTCACCGACGTCGTCGTCACGGGACCGGGGTTCCTCAACATCAGTCTGCGCGACGCCGGCCCCACCGGGCTTGTCGAGGAGATCCTGCGGCGCGGGCTCCGGTACGGGCACAGTGACCGTCCCACCGGACAGACCGTGCGGCTCCACGCCCCGCACGAGGTCCGCGCCGTCGTCGTCATGGACGCCATCGCCCGCATCCTGGTCTCCCAGGGCGCCCTCGTCCGTACGTCCTCGCAAACCCCGCCCCGGCCGGAGTGGACCGGCCTCCTGGGCGCACGCGTCGACGCCTCCGGCACCCCTGACGCGCCCACCCCCCTCGACGTCGACGTCCGTCCGGTGGTCGCCCCCGCTGACCCCGCCTCCTCTGGGGCGCGCGTCGATGCCTTCGGCACCCTCAAGGCGCCCGCCTCCCTCGACGCCAACGTGCGACCGGTGTCTGCCCCCGCCGACCCCACCCCCTCCGGCACCCCCGACGCACCCACCCCCCTCGACGTCGACGTCCGCCCGGTGCCCGCCCCCGCCGACCCCACCCCCCTCGGCCGTGACGCCGCCCGCTGGGCCCTGCTCCATCCCGCCGCCCACGACCGGCCCCGGATCACCGACGAGCACCTCGTCCAGCGCGAGAGCAACCCTCTCTTCCGCGTCCGCTACGCCCACGCCCGCACCCGGGCCCTCAGCCGCAACGCCGCCGACCTGGGATTCGACGCCCAACCCGGAGACGTACGGTCTGACGATCCGTACCCCGGAGACGTACGGCCTGGCGATCCGCACCCCGGCGAGCCGCGAGTCACCGCCGGCGTTCTCTTCGGCGTCCTCGCCGACCACCCCCGGATCCTGGGCGTCGCCGCCACGGCGTATGCGCCGGACCGGCTCGCCCGCCACCTGGTCACCGTCGCCGACGCGACCCTCGCCTTTCTTCCCACGGTCCTCCCGCTCGGCGACGAGAAACCCTCGGTCGCCCACCGTTCCCGGCTCGCCCTCGCCGAGGCCGCCGGGACGGTGCTGGCCGGCGGCCTGACCCTGCTCGGCATCGACGCACCCGACCACATCTAG
- the lysA gene encoding diaminopimelate decarboxylase translates to MSRSAHPAGPRHADVLPEGHYSAPPADLNTLDPKVWAQTVTRDEDGVLTVGGITATQLAEEYGTPAYVIDETDFRARARAWRSAFGADADVFYAGKAFLSRAVVRWLHEEGLNLDVCSGGELATALSAGMPADRIAFHGNNKSKEEIERAIRADVGRIVLDSFQEIVRVAHIAQELGKRQRVQIRVTVGVEAHTHEFIATAHEDQKFGIPLAGGQAAEAVRRALQLDGLELIGIHSHIGSQIFDMSGFEVAAHRVVGLLKDIRDEHGVELPEIDLGGGLGIAYTSDDDPREPHEIAKALTEIVTRECESAKLRTPRISVEPGRAIVGPTAFTLYEVGTTKPLDGLRTYVSVDGGMSDNIRTALYDAEYTVALVSRTSDAEPMLARVVGKHCESGDIVVKDAFLPADIVPGDLIAVPATGAYCRSMASNYNHVLRPPVVAVNDGESRVIVRRETEEDLLRLDVG, encoded by the coding sequence ATGAGCCGTTCCGCACACCCCGCCGGGCCCCGTCACGCCGATGTCCTCCCCGAGGGCCACTACTCCGCGCCGCCCGCCGACCTGAACACCCTCGACCCGAAGGTCTGGGCCCAGACGGTCACGCGCGACGAGGACGGTGTCCTCACCGTCGGCGGCATCACCGCCACCCAGCTCGCCGAGGAGTACGGCACCCCCGCCTACGTCATCGACGAGACCGACTTCCGCGCGCGGGCCCGCGCCTGGCGTTCCGCCTTCGGTGCCGACGCCGACGTCTTCTACGCCGGCAAGGCGTTCCTCTCCCGTGCCGTCGTCCGCTGGCTGCACGAGGAGGGGCTCAACCTCGACGTGTGCTCCGGTGGCGAGCTCGCCACCGCCCTGTCCGCCGGTATGCCCGCCGACCGCATCGCCTTCCACGGCAACAACAAGTCGAAGGAGGAGATCGAGAGGGCGATCCGCGCGGACGTCGGCCGTATCGTCCTCGACTCCTTCCAGGAGATCGTCCGCGTCGCCCACATCGCCCAGGAACTCGGCAAGCGGCAGCGCGTCCAGATCCGTGTCACCGTCGGCGTGGAAGCACACACGCACGAGTTCATCGCCACCGCCCACGAGGACCAGAAGTTCGGCATCCCGCTCGCCGGCGGGCAGGCCGCCGAAGCCGTACGGCGGGCTCTTCAGCTGGACGGCCTCGAACTCATCGGCATCCACTCCCACATCGGGTCGCAGATCTTCGACATGTCCGGCTTCGAGGTCGCCGCCCACCGGGTCGTCGGGCTGCTGAAGGACATCCGTGACGAGCACGGCGTGGAGCTTCCCGAGATCGACCTCGGTGGTGGCCTCGGTATCGCCTACACCTCCGACGACGACCCGCGCGAGCCCCACGAGATCGCCAAGGCGCTCACCGAGATCGTCACGCGTGAGTGCGAGTCCGCCAAGCTCCGCACCCCCCGGATCTCCGTCGAGCCGGGGCGTGCCATCGTCGGCCCCACCGCGTTCACGCTCTACGAGGTCGGCACCACCAAGCCCCTCGACGGCCTTCGCACCTACGTCTCCGTCGACGGCGGCATGTCCGACAACATCCGGACCGCGCTGTACGACGCCGAGTACACCGTCGCCCTGGTCTCCCGCACCTCCGACGCCGAGCCCATGCTCGCGCGGGTCGTCGGCAAGCACTGCGAGAGCGGGGACATCGTGGTGAAGGACGCGTTCCTGCCGGCCGACATCGTGCCCGGTGACCTCATCGCGGTCCCTGCCACGGGTGCCTACTGCCGGTCCATGGCCAGCAACTACAACCATGTGCTGCGGCCGCCGGTCGTCGCGGTGAACGATGGTGAGTCCCGGGTCATCGTCCGCCGTGAGACGGAGGAGGACCTGCTGCGTCTCGACGTCGGGTGA
- a CDS encoding homoserine dehydrogenase: protein MMRTRPLKVALLGCGVVGSEVARIMTTHADDLAARIGAPVELAGVAVRRPSKVREGIPAELVTTDATALVKRGDIDVVVEVIGGIEPARSLITTAFEHGASVVSANKALLAQDGAALHAAAEEHDADLYYEAAVAGAIPLIRPLRESLAGDKVNRVLGIVNGTTNFILDKMDSTGAGYQEALDEATALGYAEADPTADVEGFDAAAKAAILAGIAFHTRVRLDDVYREGMTEVTASDFASAKNMGCTIKLLAICERAGDGESVTARVHPAMIPLTHPLASVRGAYNAVFVESDAAGQLMFYGPGAGGAPTASAVLGDLVAVCRNRLNGATGPGESAYAALPVSGMGEVFTRYHISLDVADKPGVLAQVATVFAEHGVSIDTVRQQGKDGEASLVVVTHRASDAALGGTVEALRKLDTVRGVASIMRVEGE from the coding sequence ATGATGCGTACGCGTCCGCTGAAGGTGGCGCTGCTGGGCTGTGGGGTTGTCGGCTCAGAGGTGGCGCGCATCATGACGACGCACGCCGACGACCTCGCCGCGCGCATCGGCGCCCCCGTCGAGCTCGCCGGGGTCGCCGTGCGACGGCCCTCCAAGGTGCGCGAAGGCATCCCGGCCGAGCTCGTGACCACCGACGCCACCGCCCTCGTCAAACGCGGGGACATCGACGTCGTCGTGGAGGTCATCGGCGGCATCGAGCCCGCGCGCTCCCTCATCACCACGGCCTTCGAGCACGGCGCCTCCGTCGTCTCCGCCAACAAGGCGCTCCTCGCCCAGGACGGCGCCGCCCTGCACGCCGCCGCCGAGGAGCACGACGCGGACCTCTACTACGAGGCCGCCGTCGCCGGTGCCATCCCGCTGATCCGGCCGCTGCGCGAGTCCCTCGCCGGCGACAAGGTCAACCGCGTGCTCGGCATCGTCAACGGCACGACCAACTTCATCCTCGACAAGATGGACTCCACCGGCGCCGGCTACCAGGAGGCCCTCGACGAGGCCACCGCCCTGGGGTACGCCGAGGCCGACCCCACCGCCGACGTCGAGGGCTTCGACGCCGCCGCCAAGGCCGCCATCCTCGCCGGTATCGCCTTCCACACGCGCGTGCGTCTCGACGACGTCTACCGCGAGGGGATGACCGAGGTCACCGCCTCCGACTTCGCCTCCGCGAAGAACATGGGCTGCACCATCAAGCTGCTCGCGATCTGCGAGCGGGCCGGGGACGGCGAGTCCGTCACCGCGCGCGTGCACCCCGCGATGATCCCGCTGACCCATCCGCTGGCCTCCGTGCGCGGCGCCTACAACGCCGTCTTCGTCGAGTCGGACGCGGCCGGTCAGCTCATGTTCTACGGCCCCGGCGCCGGTGGTGCTCCCACCGCCTCGGCCGTGCTCGGCGACCTGGTCGCCGTCTGCCGGAACCGGCTCAATGGTGCGACCGGTCCCGGCGAGTCCGCGTACGCCGCCCTTCCCGTGTCGGGCATGGGTGAGGTCTTCACGCGGTACCACATCAGCCTTGACGTGGCGGACAAACCGGGTGTTCTCGCCCAGGTGGCCACTGTGTTCGCCGAACACGGGGTGTCCATCGATACGGTTCGCCAACAGGGCAAGGACGGCGAGGCCTCCCTCGTCGTCGTGACCCACCGCGCGTCCGACGCCGCCCTGGGCGGGACCGTCGAGGCGTTGCGCAAGCTCGACACCGTGCGCGGTGTCGCCAGCATCATGCGGGTTGAAGGAGAGTAA
- the thrC gene encoding threonine synthase, with protein MTHQWRGIIEEYRDRLPVSDSTPVVTLREGGTPLVPAQVLSERTGCEVHLKVEGANPTGSFKDRGMTMAITRAKEEGAKAVICASTGNTSASAAAYAVRAGMVCAVLVPQGKIALGKMGQALIHGAKILQVDGNFDDCLTLARALSDNYPVALVNSVNPVRIEGQKTAAFEIVDMLGDAPDIHVLPVGNAGNITAYWKGYKEYAADGIAAKTPRMWGFQASGSAPIVRGEVVKDPSTIATAIRIGNPASWNYALAARDESGGLIDEVTDREILRAYRLLAAQEGVFVEPASAASVAGLLKAAEQGLVDPGQKIVCTVTGNGLKDPDWAVAGAPQPVTVPVDAATAAERLGLV; from the coding sequence ATGACCCACCAGTGGCGCGGAATCATCGAGGAGTACCGGGACCGGCTGCCCGTCTCCGACAGCACGCCGGTCGTGACGCTCCGCGAGGGCGGCACGCCCCTCGTGCCCGCGCAGGTGCTCTCCGAGCGCACGGGCTGCGAGGTCCACCTCAAGGTGGAGGGCGCGAACCCGACGGGGTCCTTCAAGGACCGCGGCATGACCATGGCCATCACCCGGGCCAAGGAGGAGGGTGCGAAGGCGGTCATCTGCGCCTCCACCGGCAACACCTCCGCCTCCGCCGCCGCGTACGCGGTGCGCGCCGGCATGGTCTGCGCCGTACTCGTCCCGCAGGGAAAGATCGCGCTCGGCAAGATGGGCCAGGCGCTCATCCACGGCGCGAAGATCCTCCAGGTCGACGGCAACTTCGACGACTGCCTCACCCTCGCCCGCGCCCTGAGCGACAACTACCCCGTGGCGCTGGTCAATTCGGTCAATCCGGTGCGCATCGAGGGTCAGAAGACCGCCGCCTTCGAGATCGTGGACATGCTCGGCGACGCACCCGACATCCACGTGCTCCCGGTCGGCAACGCGGGCAACATCACCGCGTACTGGAAGGGCTACAAGGAGTACGCCGCCGACGGCATCGCCGCGAAGACCCCCCGCATGTGGGGCTTCCAGGCCTCCGGCAGTGCCCCGATCGTGCGCGGCGAGGTCGTCAAGGACCCGTCGACGATCGCCACCGCCATCCGCATCGGCAACCCGGCCTCCTGGAACTACGCCCTCGCGGCCCGGGACGAGTCCGGCGGCCTCATCGACGAGGTGACGGACCGTGAGATCCTGCGCGCCTACCGCCTGTTGGCCGCGCAGGAGGGTGTCTTCGTGGAGCCCGCCTCCGCCGCGTCCGTCGCCGGTCTGCTGAAGGCCGCCGAGCAGGGACTGGTCGACCCGGGCCAGAAGATCGTGTGCACCGTCACCGGCAACGGCCTCAAGGACCCCGACTGGGCCGTCGCCGGCGCCCCGCAGCCGGTCACCGTCCCGGTCGACGCGGCCACGGCGGCCGAGCGCCTCGGCCTCGTATAA
- the thrB gene encoding homoserine kinase — protein MAGPAFRAAAVRVRVPATSANLGPGFDALGLSLGLYDDVVVRVADSGLHIDIAGEGSETLPRDEKHLLVRSLRTAFDLLGGQPRGLEIVCANRIPHGRGLGSSSAAICAGIVAARAVTIGGESRLDDTALLELATEIEGHPDNVAACLLGGFTLSWMEAGAARAIRMEPDRSVVPVVFVPGKPVLTETARGLLPRTVPHVDAAANAGRAALLVEALTRRPELLLPATEDRLHQEYRAPAMPESAALVERLRADGVPAVISGAGPTVLALADEDSADKVAHLAGEGWAANRLELDGQGAIVLPLAATGDI, from the coding sequence ATGGCCGGTCCAGCGTTCCGCGCCGCCGCCGTCCGGGTGCGCGTCCCCGCCACCAGCGCCAACCTCGGCCCGGGCTTCGACGCCCTCGGCCTGTCGCTGGGGCTCTACGACGACGTCGTCGTCCGGGTGGCCGACTCCGGGCTGCACATCGACATCGCGGGTGAGGGCAGCGAGACCCTCCCGCGCGACGAGAAGCACCTTCTCGTACGGTCCCTGCGCACCGCCTTCGACCTGCTCGGCGGACAGCCGCGCGGCCTCGAGATCGTGTGCGCCAACCGCATCCCGCACGGCCGTGGCCTGGGCTCCTCCTCGGCCGCCATCTGCGCGGGCATCGTCGCCGCGCGTGCCGTGACCATAGGCGGTGAGTCCAGGCTCGACGACACCGCGCTCCTCGAGCTCGCGACCGAGATCGAGGGCCACCCCGACAATGTCGCGGCGTGTCTGCTCGGCGGTTTCACGCTCTCCTGGATGGAGGCGGGCGCCGCGCGCGCGATCAGGATGGAGCCCGATCGTTCCGTCGTTCCGGTGGTTTTCGTGCCCGGGAAACCGGTGCTCACCGAGACCGCGCGCGGACTGCTGCCGCGCACCGTGCCGCACGTCGACGCCGCCGCCAACGCGGGCCGCGCCGCGCTGCTCGTCGAGGCCCTCACCCGGCGCCCCGAGTTGCTGCTCCCCGCGACCGAGGACCGGCTGCACCAGGAATACCGGGCTCCGGCCATGCCGGAAAGCGCCGCGCTCGTAGAGCGATTGAGGGCGGACGGAGTTCCGGCCGTGATTTCCGGAGCGGGCCCCACGGTTCTCGCGCTGGCCGATGAGGACAGCGCGGACAAGGTGGCCCATCTGGCAGGCGAGGGCTGGGCCGCCAATCGGCTCGAACTCGATGGTCAGGGGGCGATTGTGCTGCCGCTCGCTGCCACCGGTGACATCTGA
- the rho gene encoding transcription termination factor Rho yields the protein MSDTTDLMGARVEETAAAPSTDASAPATGAGSRRRRGTGLDGMVLAELQQVASGLGIRGTARMRKSQLIEVIKEAQAGGGAAPAKAASSPAGDVAETKPKRRATSKARTGEAAEKKAEKAAEAPAEKAVAQQQIEIPGQPASDDAPAERRRRRATADAGSPETVVAEAKSEPKAETPAQAQGDAGDADGRQGRRDRRDRTDRGDRAERGDRAERGDRDRGGRDRDRRGKGDDQQGGQRGQQQSQQQGGGRQDRQDRNAGPQDDDDFDGGRRGRRGRYRDRRGRRGRDEMGGAAEPQVADDDVLIPVAGILDILDNYAFIRTSGYLPGPNDVYVSLAQVRKNGLRKGDHVTGAVRQPKDGERREKFNALVRLDSVNGMAPESGRGRPEFNKLTPLYPQDRLRLETDPGILTTRIIDLVAPIGKGQRGLIVAPPKTGKTMIMQAIANAITHNNPECHLMVVLVDERPEEVTDMQRSVKGEVISSTFDRPAEDHTTVAELAIERAKRLVELGHDVVVLLDSITRLGRAYNLAAPASGRILSGGVDSTALYPPKRFFGAARNIEDGGSLTILATALVDTGSRMDEVIFEEFKGTGNAELKLDRKLADKRIFPAVDVDASGTRKEEILLAPDELGIVWKLRRVLHALDQQQAVELLLDKMKQTKSNAEFLMQIQKTTPTPGNGD from the coding sequence GTGAGCGACACCACCGATCTGATGGGCGCACGTGTCGAGGAGACCGCTGCCGCGCCCTCCACGGACGCCTCCGCGCCTGCCACCGGTGCCGGCTCCCGGCGGCGCCGCGGTACCGGCCTCGACGGCATGGTGCTGGCCGAGCTGCAGCAGGTCGCATCCGGCCTCGGCATCAGGGGCACCGCGCGTATGCGCAAGAGCCAGCTGATCGAGGTCATCAAGGAGGCACAGGCCGGCGGTGGTGCCGCCCCGGCCAAGGCCGCGTCATCCCCCGCCGGGGACGTCGCCGAGACCAAGCCCAAGCGCCGTGCCACCTCCAAGGCCCGTACCGGCGAAGCCGCCGAGAAGAAGGCGGAGAAGGCGGCCGAGGCCCCCGCCGAGAAGGCCGTGGCCCAGCAGCAGATCGAGATTCCCGGCCAGCCCGCCAGCGACGACGCTCCCGCGGAGCGCCGTCGCCGTCGTGCCACGGCCGATGCCGGCAGCCCCGAGACGGTGGTCGCCGAGGCGAAGAGCGAGCCGAAGGCCGAGACGCCCGCGCAGGCGCAGGGCGACGCCGGTGACGCGGACGGCCGTCAGGGCCGTCGCGACCGCCGGGACCGTACCGACCGCGGTGACCGCGCCGAGCGTGGTGACCGTGCCGAGCGCGGTGACCGTGACCGGGGTGGCCGGGACCGCGACCGCCGCGGCAAGGGCGACGACCAGCAGGGCGGCCAGCGCGGCCAGCAGCAGAGCCAGCAGCAGGGCGGCGGTCGTCAGGACCGCCAGGACCGCAACGCCGGCCCGCAGGACGACGACGACTTCGACGGCGGCCGCCGTGGCCGTCGCGGCCGTTACCGGGACCGTCGTGGCCGTCGTGGCCGTGACGAGATGGGTGGCGCCGCCGAGCCGCAGGTAGCCGACGACGACGTCCTGATCCCCGTCGCGGGCATCCTGGACATCCTCGACAACTACGCCTTCATCCGTACGTCGGGCTACCTCCCGGGCCCCAACGACGTGTACGTCTCCCTCGCCCAGGTCCGCAAGAACGGCCTGCGCAAGGGTGACCACGTCACCGGTGCGGTCCGTCAGCCCAAGGACGGCGAGCGCCGCGAGAAGTTCAACGCGCTGGTCCGGCTGGACTCCGTCAACGGCATGGCGCCCGAATCCGGGCGCGGGCGGCCGGAGTTCAACAAGCTGACGCCGCTGTACCCGCAGGACCGCCTCCGTCTGGAGACGGACCCGGGCATCCTCACCACCCGCATCATCGACCTCGTCGCGCCGATCGGTAAGGGCCAGCGCGGTCTGATCGTGGCCCCGCCGAAGACCGGCAAGACCATGATCATGCAGGCGATCGCCAACGCGATCACGCACAACAACCCCGAGTGCCACCTGATGGTCGTCCTGGTCGACGAGCGTCCGGAAGAGGTCACCGACATGCAGCGGTCGGTCAAGGGCGAGGTCATCTCCTCGACCTTCGACCGCCCGGCCGAGGACCACACCACGGTCGCCGAGCTCGCCATCGAGCGCGCCAAGCGTCTGGTGGAGCTGGGTCACGACGTCGTCGTGCTGCTCGACTCGATCACGCGTCTGGGCCGTGCGTACAACCTCGCCGCGCCCGCCTCCGGCCGCATCCTGTCCGGTGGTGTCGACTCGACCGCCCTGTACCCGCCGAAGCGCTTCTTCGGTGCGGCCCGCAACATCGAGGACGGCGGCTCGCTGACCATCCTCGCCACCGCGCTGGTGGACACCGGGTCCCGCATGGACGAGGTCATCTTCGAGGAGTTCAAGGGCACCGGCAACGCCGAGCTCAAGCTCGACCGCAAGCTCGCGGACAAGCGCATCTTCCCGGCGGTGGACGTGGACGCGTCCGGTACCCGTAAGGAAGAGATCCTGCTCGCTCCCGACGAGCTCGGGATCGTCTGGAAGCTGCGCCGGGTGCTGCACGCGCTCGACCAGCAGCAGGCGGTCGAACTGCTCCTCGACAAGATGAAGCAGACGAAGTCGAACGCCGAGTTCCTGATGCAGATCCAGAAGACGACGCCGACCCCCGGTAACGGCGACTGA
- a CDS encoding trypsin-like serine protease has protein sequence MRIALPIGAAGVAAAVAAALLTTSAGAATTLPKPTVKPAISTVSQAELEKRVAGAVAGDDTAGENTSKSSLSSSSGTVDAKIIGGSTTTITSAPWMAQLWYYDDTTDTGFFCGGTVVSPTKILTAAHCAKGYDWAKYGAIVTGATQLPDDAGNTTGEVSGVVRQWTHPSYSSRTIDNDIAVLTLASPVKATPIRMTTSTDTASYTAGTSAKVYGWGRTSSTTQDVSNTLKTATLPIQSDSTCAGYYGTDFVKGHMVCAGKPASGSDAGTTSACNGDSGGPLVVGGRIVGVVSWGVVDCVEKGAYSVFSKVKTYLGAAYAQVDDANMSYADAKADLYVRNASTKTGYQKNSKGTSFGARQSLGDWGGVNLVTQTDFDRDSVQDLVYRRSDNGDVYWTHYDWSIQDWATKQIFDNWKTRTRIITPGDLTGDYKPDLVSVDSAGKAWLYPGKGNGTFSARVQIGTGSGWNAYNMVRGKGDFNGDGKADLLARNKSTGAIYLYKGTGKASSPFSARVKVRTWSNTTYNAFDAIGDMTGDGKADFLARTPGGTLYLYKGTGKATSEIFATRISVGTDFKQYDIFG, from the coding sequence ATGCGGATCGCCCTGCCCATCGGCGCGGCAGGTGTCGCAGCCGCTGTCGCCGCCGCGCTGCTGACCACGTCGGCCGGTGCCGCGACCACGCTTCCGAAGCCGACGGTCAAGCCCGCCATCAGCACGGTGTCGCAGGCCGAGCTGGAGAAGCGGGTGGCCGGCGCGGTCGCCGGTGACGACACCGCGGGGGAGAACACCAGCAAGTCGTCGCTGAGTTCGAGCAGCGGCACCGTCGACGCGAAGATCATCGGCGGCTCCACCACGACCATCACCTCGGCACCGTGGATGGCCCAGCTCTGGTACTACGACGACACCACCGACACCGGCTTCTTCTGCGGTGGCACCGTCGTCTCGCCCACGAAGATCCTCACCGCCGCGCACTGCGCCAAGGGCTACGACTGGGCCAAGTACGGCGCGATCGTGACCGGTGCCACGCAGCTGCCCGACGACGCGGGCAACACCACCGGCGAGGTCTCCGGCGTGGTCCGTCAGTGGACCCACCCGTCGTACAGCTCGCGGACCATCGACAACGACATCGCCGTCCTCACCCTGGCCTCCCCGGTCAAGGCGACGCCGATCCGTATGACGACGTCCACGGACACCGCCTCGTACACCGCCGGTACCAGCGCCAAGGTCTACGGCTGGGGCCGCACCAGCTCCACCACCCAGGACGTCTCCAACACCCTGAAGACGGCCACGCTGCCGATCCAGTCGGACAGCACCTGCGCCGGCTACTACGGCACCGACTTCGTCAAGGGCCACATGGTCTGCGCGGGCAAGCCCGCCAGCGGCAGCGACGCCGGTACGACGTCCGCCTGCAACGGTGACTCCGGTGGTCCGCTGGTGGTGGGCGGCCGCATCGTCGGTGTTGTCTCGTGGGGTGTCGTGGACTGCGTCGAGAAGGGCGCGTACAGCGTCTTCTCGAAGGTCAAGACGTACCTCGGTGCCGCCTACGCCCAGGTCGACGACGCCAACATGAGCTACGCCGACGCCAAGGCCGACCTCTACGTGCGCAACGCGTCCACGAAGACGGGCTACCAGAAGAACTCCAAGGGCACGTCCTTCGGCGCCCGGCAGAGCCTCGGCGACTGGGGCGGCGTCAACCTCGTCACGCAGACGGACTTCGACCGGGACAGCGTCCAGGACCTGGTGTACCGCCGCAGCGACAACGGCGACGTCTACTGGACGCACTACGACTGGTCCATCCAGGACTGGGCGACCAAGCAGATCTTCGACAACTGGAAGACCCGCACCCGCATCATCACCCCGGGCGACCTGACCGGTGACTACAAGCCCGACCTGGTCTCCGTGGACTCCGCCGGCAAGGCGTGGCTCTACCCGGGCAAGGGCAACGGCACCTTCTCGGCCCGTGTGCAGATCGGCACCGGCAGCGGCTGGAACGCCTACAACATGGTCCGCGGCAAGGGCGACTTCAACGGTGACGGCAAGGCCGACCTGCTCGCGCGCAACAAGAGCACCGGCGCCATCTACCTCTACAAGGGCACCGGCAAGGCCTCCAGCCCCTTCTCCGCCCGCGTGAAGGTGCGCACCTGGAGCAACACGACGTACAACGCCTTCGACGCCATCGGTGACATGACCGGCGACGGCAAGGCCGACTTCCTGGCCCGTACGCCCGGCGGCACCCTGTACCTGTACAAGGGCACCGGCAAGGCCACCAGCGAGATCTTCGCCACAAGGATCTCGGTCGGTACCGATTTCAAGCAGTACGACATCTTCGGCTGA
- a CDS encoding LCP family protein, translating to MSAESTPEPGIPGESGTTGPRRRAKGRRRKTRGQRKGLLIATWTAAGIVVLGGTGAGYLYFKLNGNIKSIDIDQALGTDRPTKVDNGSENILVLGSDTRSGSNKKLGGGADDGSARSDTAMIVHVYEGHKKASVVSIPRDTLVDRPECTDSEGTEHDAATNVMFNSAYSTGGASCAVKTVESLTDIRMDHYLEVDFSGFQKLIDELGGVEVTTTKSITDRDSHLDLKAGTHTLTGKQALGLVRTRHGVGDGSDLGRIQLQQAFIKALINQIKTVDLFDSPKKLYNLADTATNAVTTDTGLGSVDKLMSFANGLKGISSKNMTMVTMPVQYDPRDGNRVLVDEDKAKLVWKALENDRAIPKSATKGTATGQAKGVVTSS from the coding sequence ATGTCTGCCGAGAGCACGCCGGAACCCGGCATACCCGGGGAGTCCGGCACCACGGGCCCGCGCCGCCGCGCCAAGGGCCGCCGCCGCAAGACCCGCGGCCAGCGCAAGGGCCTGCTGATAGCGACCTGGACCGCCGCGGGCATCGTCGTGCTGGGCGGCACGGGCGCCGGCTATCTGTACTTCAAGCTCAACGGCAACATCAAGAGCATCGACATCGACCAGGCCCTCGGCACCGACCGGCCCACGAAGGTCGACAACGGCTCCGAGAACATCCTCGTGCTCGGCTCCGACACCCGTTCCGGCTCCAACAAGAAGCTGGGCGGCGGCGCCGACGACGGCAGCGCCCGCTCCGACACGGCGATGATCGTGCACGTCTACGAGGGCCACAAGAAGGCCAGCGTGGTCTCCATCCCCCGCGACACCCTCGTCGACCGCCCCGAGTGCACCGACTCCGAAGGCACCGAGCACGACGCCGCGACCAACGTGATGTTCAACTCCGCGTACTCCACGGGCGGTGCCTCCTGCGCCGTGAAGACCGTCGAGTCGCTCACCGACATCCGCATGGACCACTATCTGGAGGTCGACTTCTCCGGCTTCCAGAAGCTCATCGACGAGCTCGGCGGCGTCGAGGTCACCACCACGAAGAGCATCACCGACCGCGACAGCCACCTCGACCTGAAGGCCGGCACGCACACGCTCACCGGCAAGCAGGCCCTCGGCCTGGTCCGCACCCGGCACGGCGTCGGCGACGGCTCCGACCTCGGGCGCATCCAGCTCCAGCAGGCGTTCATCAAGGCCCTGATCAACCAGATCAAGACCGTCGACCTCTTCGACAGCCCGAAGAAGCTCTACAACCTCGCCGACACCGCGACCAACGCCGTGACGACCGACACCGGCCTCGGCTCGGTCGACAAGCTCATGTCCTTCGCGAACGGCCTCAAGGGCATCAGCTCCAAGAACATGACCATGGTCACCATGCCGGTCCAGTACGACCCCCGGGACGGCAACCGGGTGCTGGTGGACGAGGACAAGGCGAAGCTGGTCTGGAAGGCCCTGGAGAACGACCGGGCGATCCCGAAGAGCGCCACCAAGGGCACCGCCACCGGCCAGGCCAAGGGCGTCGTCACCTCCTCGTAG